The DNA sequence GGCCGTGCTTCGGCCGGCGCTCGGGGTCCTGGACGAGACGGACAGCGGACTCGACATCGACGCGCTCAAGGTCGTGGCCCGCGGAGTGAACCGCCTGTCCGAGGCCGACGAGGCGCTCGGCGTGCTGCTCATCACGCACTACAAGCGGATCCTCAACTACATCCAGCCGGATGTCGTGCACGTGATGATGGCCGGCCGCATCGCGGAGAGCGGCGGCGCCTCGCTCGCCGACAAGCTGGAAGCCGAGGGATACGACTGGCTTCACCAGGCGGCGGCGGCCGTCTGATTCCGTAAGGGAAGGTGGAAGAACCATGCCTC is a window from the Candidatus Palauibacter australiensis genome containing:
- a CDS encoding ABC transporter ATP-binding protein, producing AVLRPALGVLDETDSGLDIDALKVVARGVNRLSEADEALGVLLITHYKRILNYIQPDVVHVMMAGRIAESGGASLADKLEAEGYDWLHQAAAAV